The Neodiprion pinetum isolate iyNeoPine1 chromosome 5, iyNeoPine1.2, whole genome shotgun sequence genome segment GATCAATGTGAAGAACGATGATTCGCGAGGCAAGATGAACGGGTGCTTTTCGTCATACAAAAGCAATGAGTGATTCAGTCGACCACCGACTCTGAGGAATCCGTTCGAATCGATGAACGGCGTGAGTCGCGATAGTAGATGACTTCGAGTGAGACTTGAGCTTGTCTCGATTTGGCGAATTTCTTCTGCAAAGTACGCCTGCTGGGTCACCTTGGTCCAAAACAGTTGGGCGTCGCTCAATTCGAGAGTAGAGATCGGTCCGACAGTGATAGACGTGTTTACGCGATTCGATGTCGTCTTCGCGAGGAACCGATTTGCTGCGCGTTTACACAATGATGTGACTTTGAGGAGAGTCGATAGTTTTGAGTAGCGATCGACGAGATCCCAGATTTGTAGCGGCTTAGCAGTTGCGATGTGCGTCGACAGcccttttctttcctcgaGATGAATGTTTTCTTCCGGTCGCGGAGATAAGGATGGCCAATTGACAGAAGGCTTCGAGAGCCAGGATGGTCCGAAGGTCCAAAGTTCTGATTTTTGGAGTTGCTCCGGAGATGCACCACGAGACGCAAAATCAACGGGGTTTTCGAAACCCGAGATGTGATACCAGCGAGCGCGCGCGAACTCTTGGATTTCCGTTACGCGATTACGAACGAATTCCTTCCACCGCGATGGGTGGCTTTTGATCCACGCGAGCGCGACTGTGGAATCCGTCCACAGATAAACCGGggtgttttcgaaattaagAGTCTTTTCCACATGACACATCAACCGGACGAGAAGATTCGCAGCACAGAGTTCGAGACGAGGAATTGTCACCTTCTTTAGCGGCGCTACTTTAGTTTTCGCGCACACTAGTGAAACGCGCACTTCGTGAGTGTTGATATACGTTCGCGCGTAGATCACTGCGCCTAATGCACTTTGAGAGGCGTCCGCGAAACCGTGGATCTCTATCCCGAGAGATGCTGAACTTAACCCGATCCATCGTGAGATGGTGATAGCTGAGATGCCTTGAAGATCTTGTAGAAACTCGATCCATCGCGAGGACAATGAAGCTGAGAGCGGCTCGTCCCAGTCGAAACCGAGTGCCCACAATTCCTGCATAAAGATTTTGGCTCTGATCGTGATCGGCGAGAGCCATCCGAGAGGATCAAAGAGCTGCGCGGTTTGTGAGAGAACTTTTCGTTTCGTGAAATTGTCCCGAGTTTGATGAATTTGCGGAGAGAACGCGAACGCGTCGATGTCTGGTCTCCACGCAAGACCGAGAGCCCGAAAGAATGGACTTTGATCGAGATTCAGATGCATCGCGATCTCTTGATGGTTTCGAGAAATGTCAACGAGAGTTTCTGGGTGGCTTGAAGTCCACTTTTGAAGTTCAAAGCCGCCCGCCTTGAGCAATTGATTGAGTTCGTTGATTTTCTCGCGACCTTGATCAACGTCCTCTGCTCCTGAGAGGATGTCGTCGACGTACGTGTTCTCGAGAATGACGTGGCTCGCAAAGGGATACTGCTTACCTTCGTCCTGAACGAGTTGATGAAGAACACGGATCACGAGATACGGAGCGCTTGCAAGACCATACGTTACCGTAGTCAGTTGATATTCTTCAATCGGTAGCTCTGGTTCTTCCCTCCAGAGGATTCGCTGAAAATCTTGGTCATCATTGTGGACCAAAATTTGTCGGTACATCTTGACGATGTCTGATGAGAACGCGACTGGATATTGTCGCCAGCGTAAGAGAACGTCCGCGAGGTCGGTTTGCACTTTTGGACCGACGAGAAGATTGTCATTGCGAGAGAGTCCGAGGTTGGTTCTTTGAGACCCGTTGAACACGACACGCAACTTTGTTGTTGAACTGCTGTCGCGAACTACACCGTGATGGGGAAGATAAAACACGCGGGAATTGTCTTCAGGTGTATTGATAGCTCGACGCATGTGCCCGAGTTCACGATATTCACGAAGGAAGCTCGAGTAAGCCTCCTTGAGTTTCGCGTCGCTACCGAACCGTTTCTCCAAACGAAGGAGCATTTGATGCGCGGGATTCCGCGAGTTGCCGAGCTCTACCGAATTGTCCTTGAGCGGCAGCCGAACTACGTAACGACCGGACGCAGTTCGAGAAACCGTTTCGCGAAAGTGTTGCTCACAACGCTTTTCTTCGGAAGCTAGTGCCACAGGTTTCGACACTTCTTCCTGCTTCCAAAACTGCTGCACGAGATCGAGCAGTTCGTGATCGAGGGAGCATTGGAAGCCTTGGACTGCGCCATACGAGGGGCTTGCTGCTTCCGCTGAAACGCAGCCGGAGAGGACCCAACCGAACTGAGTTTCTTGCGCGATTGGTGTTCCTGGTGCTCCTCTTCGAACTCCTTGACCAATGATGTTGCTGTAGATGTCAGCTCCGAGAATTACGTCGATTTGACTGGGATGTGTAAAGCTTGGATCCGCGAGGTCGAGTCCTCGTAGATGAGGCCAGTCTTCGACGAGAAGTCGAAGTGAGGGTAGATACGATGTGAGTCGTGGAAGCACGAGTGCCTCCACCTGACTTGAGAACGAGGTGTGAGCACGAGATTGGAGTTGCAATGTCGCGATGCCGCGAGTCACTGCCGATTGATGAGCTCCGACGCCAATGATCGGTATCGTTGCTTGATGCCGACGTAGTCGCAATTGTTGCGCTAGCGACTCCGTGACGAATGAACTCTCGGATCCTTGATCGAGTAGAGCGCGAGCGATGATTCTTTCTCCAGTCTCCGGATTCGAGGCGATCAATTGCACTGTGGCGAGAAGAACTTGAGAGCGCTTGATCATTGTAGGCTGAGCTGAGTGGTTGCTCACCTGAGAGGCGCTATTCGAGATCGGTGCGTTCTGCACTGCCGGTTGCGCTACTGCAGCCTGTCCTTGAGATGTGCCGCTGTCAGCAGCTGTCGAGATTGAGGAAGAGTTTCGATGCAGCAAGGAATGATGTCGACCGTTGAACACGCGACACGTTTTGTTGGATCGACAGTCCTTCTGCTGATGTGGACCGAGACAATTGAAGCAAAGCTTTTTCGCAGAAACCACTTCCCTTCTTTGATCCAGAGATTTGTCGCGAAAGGTCGAACAGAACGCGATGTAGTGGTTGCCTTTGCAACAAGCACACGACTGTTCCTTTGATTGCGCTGTATGTGACCTTGTCGTCTGAAGATTTGACCTTCCTTGCGATGAGTGCGGTTTCGACGTCGCGATTTGATTATGAGCATGAGCTTGCACCACGGCTTCGAGGGTGTGGATGCGACCGATGAGAAACGCCTTGAGCTCCGCAAACGTGGGGGGCTCGAGTTTCTCGCTAACACTTTTCTCCCACTCTTCGAGAGATGCTGGGTCGAGCTTGCGAATCGTCATGTGTACGATGATGTGATCCCCTAATTTCTCGGGACTATCGAGAAGTTCGAGCGCGCCAAGAGCTTCGCAAGTGTTGCTGTGCAAGCTCTTCAGTTccgatgataattttttagtgACACGAGGAATCGCGAAAAGTGTCGCGAGATGAGAATCCGTCAAAAGTCTCTTGTTTTCGTACCGCGATACGAGAGTTTCCCAGGCTCGAGGGAAGTTTTCAGCGGTGAGAGCGATGTTTTTAATGAGTTGTGACGGTTCATCGGTAAGACTTGTTTTTAGGTAGTGCAGTTTTTCCACTTCCGAGAGTTGCGAATTTTCGCGAACGATTGATGTGAAGAGGTCGTGGAAAGTCTTCCAGTCTGAGTAATTGCCCGAGAACGTAGGCAATTCGATGCGTGGTAGCCGTTTTGAGGCTCCTCCAGTTGTGAGTTGGGGGGCTACGGCTGTTGGCACGATCGGTGCCGATAGAGTCTTGAGAGTTTCGAGTAGATCGAGCATCTCTCCCTTCGCGTTCAAGTACTGCTCTTCGCAATGTCCGAATAGTCTTTCGCGAAATACGAAAGTCTTTTGATAGCGTCGGGTTGATCACCTTTTGCTGCGATTCTAATTTGATCGACTGTCTCGTGCATGCCTTGGAACTTCAGCCAATTCGAATTTAAAGCATCTAATCGCGGTTGCACTTGCCCGAGGGTTGTTTTTGCTTCACCGAGCTTGCGCAAGTTTTCGAGAGTGCGACAGATGCGCCTGAAGAGATCGGTCTGACGTTCAATGTATTCGTCGATCGTCATTTTGACAAACGAGAGGATTTAGACTCACGCGACGAACTGAGTTTTCACGAACGAGACACAAACACACTGATAGTGGCGCGACGCGATTCACACTTCGAGAGATCGGTGTTGGTGACGCTCAGATCTTAGTCACGGTCACTACAGAGGACACCGCACGCTTGAATTTAACGGACGCGACTGATTTTTGTTGATGGTTTTCACCGATAACGAGATTGTTCACTTTGGTAACGTGAACTTTCGCAACTTGATACACACGCGATAGTTCCGTTTCACTCACTAGCTAATTCGTTTTCCAGTAAGTCGCAACGATTCGAAAGATTCGACTTGATTTGCGAAtgatccgattcgattcgCGACTGATCCGGCTCGaaggaccaaaaaatttttagaggGATAGcaaaaagatatggatcatcgacgtgggatccgcgaattagtgatGAGAACGAGTGTGAATGAAACCAAATGATgttgagatggagagagatgATGATTAATAGTAACCGAGAATTTTATTGATTCTGATGCGGCGATACAgaccgtatcgcaagagaacgttacagagagtgaagattttacagagcgagagaacacatagattatacacatacatgatttcgagatagtagagaatacatgagatacagctgatgggttttgagtcgcgacacgggcaagcggcgagatttgacgcagagacggcaagtaaacattgcacgcgagtgtgcgtacatGTGCGAGGACGATCTTGAGTGTCACGAGATacacatttaactattcgataccTTGCCGAAACAGTAGGTAGTTCTTGTGGTCTGGCTCGCATGTCGTAGTGTGTCTGTGGGTCGTCTATAAGTGACCATGTGCTTTCTccataatttatttgtatccAAAATCTCATTAAGCCGCTGTTCCCAATGATACATTGCGAGCCGAAGTTTGGTATTAatccgaaattaattttttttgttatgttACCGAGGCGTATTGGGAGTGTTACTGCTCCTTCTATCGTCACCTGTGTTCCGTTTCCCATTGTAGCTGTTCTGTCGGGCGTGTCGTCTATTGGTGTGTCTGTGTTGTGTAGTATTTGTATTACTTCTGCGCCTAGGTATGAGTGTGTCGTGCCTGTGTCTATTAACGCGTTAAATTCGTGACCGTGTATTTCGATTCTGATGTGAAATCTATTTTCCGTTCTGTTGTTATCTGTTGTCGGTGCTACCGTCTcgggtgtgtttgtgttgtttGTGGGGCTGCCCTCCCACCCTTGCTGGGTCCACCCTTACTCGTTTCCCTGGTTCTGTACCTGTGTGCATTGCCATTCGAGGTGTCCGGGTTGGTTGCAGTTAAAGCATCTGCGTGGTGTTGTGCCTGTGTCGAGttcgtttgtgtttgttgCTGAGTGTAGTGTGGTGAGTTATAGGTGATTGCGGGGTATCGAGTTTGTTGCGTGTTTTGGTTTGTTTGGTTTTGTCGTATATTGTCTGTGAGTGCCGGTGGTATATTTGGTGTTGGAAGTAGTGCTGGGCGAGGTTGTGCTTGTGCGTAATTGTATGGGATGTATTGTTTGTGGTGTGTTTGGTGTGTGTAGGTTTGTCGTGGATGTGTgtagttatttaatattgtttGTTTGTGTTTTCCCATTCGATGTTTGCTTCCCATTCTTTCGCGGCTATTTCCAGCTGGTCGAAGTTCGTGAAGTCGTATGGTTTTATGTATGCCTTGTATTCTAGTTTCATGTTTCTGTATGCCAGGTCTAATTGTGTTCGTGGGTGGTATGGCGGTTTTAGCTGTGATAGTAGTGTTCTAAATTGTATTAGgaattgtgtgattttttgtgTTGGTCCTTGTACgtaatttctgattttttgttcTAGCCTGTCCCTATGTTGTATGTCTTGAAATGCGTGTGTAATGTCTCTTTCGAATTCTTCCAGTGTTCGCCATTTGCCTCTATTTAATCTGTACCAGTTTTTTGCGTCACCTTCGAGTATCGGGTTGAGgttgttgattaattgtgTGTCGTGTATTTCGTATCCCGTTTAGTAGTCGcggagattttgtaaaaattcgtgtATGTTTTCGTTTGTATTTCCCGAGTATTTTATGTTCCATGTTTGTATTGTTCTCATTGCCATTGCTGGCTGATTCCAGTATGTACTGTTCGGGTTTGGTGTGTGGTTTAGGCGTGTCGTGTTTTGGTTGTCTGTGGGGTGCATTGACTGTGTGCTATATAGGTGTGGATCTTCGTATTCGTTTCTGTCGCTTGGTAGTGCTCCGAGGTCTATTAGGTTTTGTAAAAGTCGTGTGTTACGTGTGTTGGTGGCTAAAAATGTGTCTGTTCCCGTGAAGTGTCGGTTcgtttgattgtttattaccGTGTTAGTTTGCGTGTGTGTAGGTGTTGGGATTGTATTGTATGTTTGTGTGGGGTTTCTTGGTTCTGGGCTTTCTTGTGGTTGGATTTGTGTACTATGTAAGTTGTGGGTATTCTCTATGATAGCTgcatcgattatatttattgcgtTTGGTGAATTTATCGTGTGTCGTCTATTTATTTCCTGTGGTTGGGTCGGCGTTTGTCGGTCTCGTGTCGCGCGCGGCTCGCTCTGTGTCGAGTTGTTTTGGTTGCGTTCGGGTGTGTGTATGTCCATGTGTTCGCGCGCCAGGCCTTGCGGTTCCCTGTGTCCTTGGTCTGCCATTGTGTGTATCGTGTTTGGTAGTGTGTATGTTCAACTGtcattattcgaattttcgtgACTGTGTAGCTTTGTTTCGTGAGTCTATGTGTACTTTGTTAGCGTTTATTCTTGTGTTTTGTCTCTTAATTGTTCGGATTTGGGGTAAAAATGTGGGTAAttcacgttgggcgccaatttgtgacgggttttgggTCCGCACTAAATATGTGGAAGGGAGAAACAATTAGAGACGCGGCGAGAAAGTCAAGACTGAGtgaataggtaaaactttgtGTGTGTATTTCCGGGGAGAATAGATGTGTTGAGATCGGGGAGGGAGTCGACTTGAAACTATAAAAGATAGGTATAAAGTGGTTGTAGACGTTAGAtgtggctgatcacgcctcagcccttagcgttgcTTAATTCTAGCTTAAaggtacgcgcgcgggggcgggggggggggg includes the following:
- the LOC124218498 gene encoding uncharacterized protein, whose translation is MTIDEYIERQTDLFRRICRTLENLRKLGEAKTTLGQVQPRLDALNSNWLKFQGMHETVDQIRIAAKEQYLNAKGEMLDLLETLKTLSAPIVPTAVAPQLTTGGASKRLPRIELPTFSGNYSDWKTFHDLFTSIVRENSQLSEVEKLHYLKTSLTDEPSQLIKNIALTAENFPRAWETLVSRYENKRLLTDSHLATLFAIPRVTKKLSSELKSLHSNTCEALGALELLDSPEKLGDHIIVHMTIRKLDPASLEEWEKSVSEKLEPPTFAELKAFLIGRIHTLEAVVQAHAHNQIATSKPHSSQGRSNLQTTRSHTAQSKEQSCACCKGNHYIAFCSTFRDKSLDQRREVVSAKKLCFNCLGPHQQKDCRSNKTCRVFNGRHHSLLHRNSSSISTAADSGTSQGQAAVAQPAVQNAPISNSASQVSNHSAQPTMIKRSQVLLATVQLIASNPETGERIIARALLDQGSESSFVTESLAQQLRLRRHQATIPIIGVGAHQSAVTRGIATLQLQSRAHTSFSSQVEALVLPRLTSYLPSLRLLVEDWPHLRGLDLADPSFTHPSQIDVILGADIYSNIIGQGVRRGAPGTPIAQETQFGWVLSGCVSAEAASPSYGAVQGFQCSLDHELLDLVQQFWKQEEVSKPVALASEEKRCEQHFRETVSRTASGRYVVRLPLKDNSVELGNSRNPAHQMLLRLEKRFGSDAKLKEAYSSFLREYRELGHMRRAINTPEDNSRVFYLPHHGVVRDSSSTTKLRVVFNGSQRTNLGLSRNDNLLVGPKVQTDLADVLLRWRQYPVAFSSDIVKMYRQILVHNDDQDFQRILWREEPELPIEEYQLTTVTYGLASAPYLVIRVLHQLVQDEGKQYPFASHVILENTYVDDILSGAEDVDQGREKINELNQLLKAGGFELQKWTSSHPETLVDISRNHQEIAMHLNLDQSPFFRALGLAWRPDIDAFAFSPQIHQTRDNFTKRKVLSQTAQLFDPLGWLSPITIRAKIFMQELWALGFDWDEPLSASLSSRWIEFLQDLQGISAITISRWIGLSSASLGIEIHGFADASQSALGAVIYARTYINTHEVRVSLVCAKTKVAPLKKVTIPRLELCAANLLVRLMCHVEKTLNFENTPVYLWTDSTVALAWIKSHPSRWKEFVRNRVTEIQEFARARWYHISGFENPVDFASRGASPEQLQKSELWTFGPSWLSKPSVNWPSLSPRPEENIHLEERKGLSTHIATAKPLQIWDLVDRYSKLSTLLKVTSLCKRAANRFLAKTTSNRVNTSITVGPISTLELSDAQLFWTKVTQQAYFAEEIRQIETSSSLTRSHLLSRLTPFIDSNGFLRVGGRLNHSLLLYDEKHPFILPRESSFFTLIIDHHHRLTLHGGPQLTLATIRQRYWILGGRVPIRMFIHRCVPCARHRATLSSQQMGQLPQSRVTQSRPFLHSGVDYAGPFSIRAFRGRGAKSCKGYIVIFICFTTSAVHLELVSDYTTEAFIAAYKRFTSRRGICASIASDCGTNLVDADSELRRLLAASSKEFSEIANILASHGTQWRFNPPSAPHFGGKWEAGVKSVKFHLKRVIGEATQTFEQFATFLTQVEATLNSRPLCAILDDPRDPSALTPGHFLVGSALNTIPEPSLIEVPVQRLSHWQHSRQMLEHFWKRWSTEYLQSFQNFSKWQTHHGNIKIGSIVLVKNDNLPPSVWPLVKVIEVHPGTDERHENTEKTTIKQKPLTPTLPSTKTPPENTLPKDNPQNTQITNQKIIPTNAHTTDDTQTDEETEPQICAGIQELTQSHYTQLQTTMQQKISTLPGQLGLTHLIKHKIDTQGDAPIKQRYCMVSPKIREAIHTEIDKMLREDVIEPSESEWSSPIVMIKKPNNTYRFCLDFRKVNSVSKKNAYPLPYMTAILDKLRTAQYISKIDLSQAYFQIPLDEDSKHITAFTVPGMGLFQFKRMPYGLTGAPATFQRLLDRLIGPECEPYAFAYLHDIIIVTQTFHEHLQRLEQILKRITDAGLTINPEKCEFGCAQVKYLGYIVDRHGLHIDPDKTKPIGNYPSPKTIKQLRRLIGMASWYRRFIPNFAHITEPLTRLLKKDQKWHWGEEQENAINTIKHALTSPPTLACPDYTQTFTLQTDASGTGIGAVLTQSLDDEEHVVAYASHALSEAERKYSTTERECLAVIWSIKKFRPYLEGYHFKVITDHHALKWLRELKNLTCRLARWALELLEYDFDITHRKGTMHDVPDALSRRHEDEEHIETIEDTTDKWYTYKKTQVQTRPEKNESWQIRNKQLYFHRPNPLHSNLLLDTNPWKLV